The Fusarium poae strain DAOMC 252244 chromosome 2, whole genome shotgun sequence nucleotide sequence CTCTCGACCGATACCATCGAGAAGCTGCAATGCCTGAGTAATTAGGTGAAAAATGACTTGATCCGTAAACTCTACGTTGCAATAGACGACGAGATAATGGCTGTCGCaggcgacgacgacgacatccCTGACCCTTCactactatattaataattattgaTAAGCTTAACAATAAATATCAACATTAGGCCATAATAATAAATGCATAACAATATGTCAAAATTatgtatttatttattattgaGATGTCTGGCTCTGCCGGGGGATAAATTTGAACTCTTTATGCAGCGGCTACGTCTCGCTGACTTATCGGAGAAGCTCGTTATGACCAGAAGAAGGGAGCTAGAAGAGGAGCTATAGAAGGGAGCAGCATGACGGCGAGGCCCTCACGCTGAAGGGGcgtgttgaacagtaggatggccgcacggggtatcgtgtgacctatcggtcagctgtcggcgaccctagacccattcaggaaagcataataagcagacccctctccaaggaaggcgggggaaaaaaagttgaacaatacacatacaattaaggacatcaaggcgcacgcgatccgttcaacaggattcaggtcgtcatttcattagcgcctttttttttactatgggAATGCAAAtggattcagagctgcatccgccatgcagctgggatagCCATTGGATAGGCCTCAAAAGAAACCTGATATATAGTTGAGGCACGTCGGAGACTTAGTTTTGGGTTATTTTGAAGGGCTTgaagtgcaagaaggattctagcttcatttgaTGATTGAGGCatgtttggtggttgagaagTATTTGATTAGATGGTAATGTTGTAGgatgagggatttttgactCACTCACTTGTCTGACCCACTCACTTATCAACCACGTTAACTTGcttttgctgttgctatGGCTTACATCTTGTCtgaataattatattatttccaTCTTATACCCTACCCCAAATAACGGGGGTTGTTACTCTTTTCTCCACTTTCCTGAATACACGGGCCAACATACTGAGCGAAACCCAGCCAACGATCTTACTGACTTCCATCGGCACCCCGGTCAATTTCAACCACATCAAAACCAATCCAACATATTTTAAATCAATTGCACGGCCTTAATCTGGCTTCAAATAACCTAATATGCGGGGAAAATACTCACCTTATTGTAATGAATTGATGCATACCGGTTTGGGCTATTTTACCTACTGGAATATCTACGACCCTGCCCCCCAACTTCAATAGCGccattttaatttatatgaGAGTTTCTACGACCCAGCAGGCAGAGTCGAAGTCGATTTCTTGTTAGGGTTGCTTCGGCTCATTTTCCCACCCTTCATTGGAAAACCTTGGCGCTTTGACTTTACTGACTGATGAACTCAAAATTGCTTACTTTCAGCCATGGATGTCTCTGTCATTCCGGCTCACTCTCCTCTATCCTTCTCCCACTCTATATCCGTTGCAAATTTTGCCTCCGTTTTGTCCAATGTAATCCGGATCTCCTGCTTGATCATGCTTTGATTTCCTTCCATGTCATCATCCATTTCCGCGAGGATCATCTCCTCTCTAGCATGTTCAACCTCGCCCGCTCACTTCTTCCTTGCTTCAActtctcgtctcgtctctgcTGAAATGACTAGTGCCTGACGGCGAAATCAACCAGTAGCCCCCCAATCCTCAATTCGAGCTTCTTAAAGAGCTCCTTATAGCCACTGACATCCAGCACCTCCATCAGTGCACATGCGTCACTGAGAAATTCATGTATCTCGTCAGAAGTCAGACGTGTGCAATTCAGAGTGACCGCTTGAATCTCACGCAGCCTTCGAAATAATGACTGTAGACTCTCAGCGCTAGCTCCCACGTCAAAAATTCCAGGTCGATCGATGAACTCTCTCATCCAACGATCTAGCGTTACTGCTTCATCGCAATCCCATCCATTTTGTGACAGAGTCTCTCGGAGTTCTCCACGTCCAAATACATAACATGCTCTTTCGATATATCTCTGTAACTGCACCATCAGCTCGTACTGGATACCGAGCTGTACGCTTGCATTCCCATGTTTATCTTCGTGTCGATTACGACAGGGTGCGTAGATATCCGCTTCATCGAGGGGCTACTGCTCATCATGGATGCTCCCCTCCTGTTCCGGGTCTCTAAATCTGGTAGCGCCCTCCGGCGGCTTGTCGCTGGTCAatgcatcaccatcaccatcatcgtcatgaGGTGGAGGTGGCGAGAAGTCGTCATCGCAAGGCTTCTCCTCCATGTCCTGCACCTCTTACGTATCCCTCTTCTATTGCCTCGGGCTCTGCATCCTTCGTCTGTTGGTAGTCTTGTGCGGCGATCTCGGGCTCGCAAGGGTAGTCGCACGGTGGCATCTGTTCCGTGGCCGACTCCGGTGTCGCGTCCCAACCGGCTTCCTCGTCGGCAACCCTTTCAGGCTCCGCACTAGGGTTAAAAATGCAGTGTAGATGGATTACAGATCAGCCACGGACAGTTAAACCTGGGGTCGTAAATGTCGCGTCACGTAACCCCAAGCTGccgctagctaaccccaagagtggggttggggttattttgaACCAATCAGCTGCTCGTCTCAGCATCAGATGATTGAGCGTAAAAAATTAAGCGAGATTTTCCATTTTGGTGTCCGATTGTGGAtgaatcgcctcttaatagttcctaggtGTCACTTTTAGTAAAAATTGTCTCTCCTATTgaactttctttttctgctgCTGGCAGATTTTTCCCTTGCCAATCGCCTTCGCGTCTTTCAATGAAATCCTCTTTCACTTGACTATTTCCTTACCCCTGTCGACTCTATCTGGCCAATCAAAACCTTAAGTACCGACAGGGGTTTCCTCTTTCATCGATGAATCCATAGAGATGTAGCTAACCCTAAGCTAAGATAATTGCTACGGCTGGGACTTTTACTACCATATAAATTAGTATTAGGGAGAAGTACCgttatttagttttattcATTTTGATTGGTCTTACATGTCACGGGTCAGGTTCGGTAATTTCAGGCTGAACAGGATCTATtagctacggataggcaggtcaggctctattgacaagacgtagctcggAGAGCTACATTCAGGATCTATCTGGAAGTCGATCTAGAATCTAGGTGATGACGTATCACCACGTAATCTCAGCCCACCTAGGGGTCTAGGGTAGGCTGGCCTggcttcgagctgtgacactcccgggcgtaatgaacACTATCACCGGCCTCTCGGTTAGGGCTTGTAGTAGGTAGGATAAGGCTGCTTGGTGACAGTCTTGGTAGCAGTCTCGGTCTTGTACTTGGTGATGGCAGGCTTCCACTTGTACTTGGTGACCGTGTCGGTTTCGGTTTCCGTCTGAGTCTTGGTGACAGGAGGCTTCCacttggtgatggtgtcggTCTGAGCCTTGGTGACATATTTGGTGACGGGGGCTTCCACTTTGTCACGGTCTCGGTCTTGGTGATGGGGGGCTTCCACGTAAACTTTGTCACGGTCTCGGTCTCGTACTTGGTGACGGTCTCGGTCTTTGTGACAGGAGGCTTGTAGATGGGCTTGGTGACGGCGTAGGTGACTGTTGCGGTcacggtcttggtcttgggggGAGGTGGATAGTAGTGGTCGTTGTTGGGGTTGGGGCTGGCGAAGACCAGAGGAATTGAGATGAGAGGAGCGATGTAGGTTGGAAACTTCATATTGGCGGCTGGAGCGAAGAAGGTATGATGAAAATgtgttgatgttcttgataGAGTGGTCAGGAGAGTTGAGCCAGTGGTTGAGCCTGAGTGAGTCTCGGAATGAGGAGATCACCAGTCTTATTTATACAAATCATCTACATTCAGATCGTCCACTTCTCAACATCCAACCTCAATCCCGCTCGGACGAATATTGAAAGGCGCTCTTGTTGAGTTGCTCAACATTTTCATCGTCACCGGCCAATCACAATAATCATCTTCAGCCATAACTTATAAGCTCGTATCTGCCGGTAAGCTTGTGTTTATGCAGCCATGAACAAGTATTTAATCCATACCACGAAATCAACAtatggatccatatccattccatATCCACGCCACGGAGCCGGGAACATAAAAAAAGTGTCCAAGCGCACTTGCCACGACCTACTAACCCCACGAGACTTCGCCGAGGAAAAGGACGATGCGATCTAGGACACAGCGATATTTGGATATATCATGGGCTTTTTGCCAAATGAGGATTGACACGAAGGTAGGataattataagctagggccctatgaggttcgttctcccgggcgtaataaactctctctctctctcacggCATATCATGGGCATCCTACAAGGATTGTTTTTCAGCTTGCGCCATGCATATTTCAACGCTGACCTTGACTCAGAAAAGCATGCGACGTCCCTTTTTGTCATCTTCACAAGGAAAAATGCCCCTCAAAGCAGAAAAAAGAGTGGCGGTTACAATTGCCTCCACCATTCCATCATATCTGACCCTCTGAATGTTCCAATTACAATGCTGCCAAGTCACACGGAACTTTCAGCTTTCAACTGTCATGTATGTTTCGgcttttcaagaagaactACCTATTGAAAACAGGATGTCCATGCACGTGATGAATGCAACGCTAAGGCCTGGATTCCACGGGCCCACTCTTAGCGTctatttccatccattctacgagaagctgcgtggatggaaatggaatgtGTTGAGACAGTGTGGCTAAGGTGGTCCGATCTGCTGGTGGCTAGGATGTGGATACTATGCAAGGAGCTGTGCTCCTCTCAGACACATGTAACTTAGAACTAACAACAACACAATCAACCCCTTTTTGTTTCACCAGaatggaccgccagcctgTCCACAACAAACTGTTTTCAGACTGTAGGAATATGTCATAACCCAGAAAACCCCCCAGCTCCGTGACTCTCGATCTTTAGGCATCTAAACTAAAATTGAACTGGAACCCTAGTGGTGAATTGTGCTGCCTTAGTCATTTAGAGATCACCCTATCGGCCCATCACATCCCAACCTTGATGGAAGAGCCAGCTGATGACCCTCGAGAATAAAGTCATCGGGAGACTATCAATTCTCATAATGAGACCTTCGGCTGCATGTGGCCATTGGCTTAGGTACGAAGAGATGAACCAGCATTAACTTAAAATGGCATGCCAGCCTCACCGGTCGAACGGAAGCGTATCCGTGTGCGAGAATGTCTCCTTTCAATTTTCTTGAGAACAGAGCAGCCCCATCATGATTCGTTTAAATATCATTGTTGGTTGCATGGCTGCGCTGGGCATTgatgaaaagggaagcggctgcatattttcaacccttACAGATAACAAAGCAACAGGCCTCAGACATTCCTGAATTGTGATGTGTGAGCCTTGGAAGCCATCAGTTCCGTCTTTGATTGGACGCCACTTGGCTGGCACCTGTCCTGACCGGACGCCAAGAATCAATAGCGGGGAGCTGAACTTATTGCTTTAACAATGCAGGAACCCCGCAGTATTGTCGTATTGAAAGATTTGAGCTAGCCTCAGAAAAATAAGAGCAGCGTGTTCACTGTGTGGTGTTCTCAGACTTTGGATTGCAATTTTAACCACAAGCGCCAATATGCATGACGAGTCACCTCCAGTCACCCTCTGATAGACCTAAGAACATTTATAAATACTGCCTCTACCTCCTCTTTTATCTTTCTGTTCTCTTCATTCTTATTACCTCCTTTCAGTATCTTGCAACCCCTCTAATCTCATTCAATTATATTTTACCACCCCGAAACAATAAATCTACCTCTCTAAAATGAAGTTCCTCCCAGTTCTCGCTATCTTCTTCGCCAGCGTCCTCGCTACTCCTCCTGGTTAtggtggtggcggcggcggcagcagcagcaatttTGATGCCTGCCCTGGAGCTCTCTATAGCCAGACTCAGTGCTGTagtgctggtgttggtgatattgttgatgttgactgtTCCAACCGTAAGTAATAACTAacaattatcttttattcgAATATCAGAAAAAGGCTAATTACTGAAACAGCTACTATTACTTTTACAAGCATCAATAGCTTCAAGGCCAATTGTGCCAGTATTGGCAAGCGTGCCCGTTGCTGTACTATCCCTATTGTAAGTTAACCTTTCTCTACAAAACCCAACGTTAGCAAGGGATAGGTATTTACTAAAATACTCTTAAAGCTTGGACTGGGTGTTCTCTGCCAGAGCCCTGATAGCACTTAAACGCTGGAACAACAAGTTACTCAACCATTatgccctgtggcttagtgGTTAGCTGCAACCGTAACATGTTACGGCTCCAGTTGTtacgtcacgtgtaccccaccGTATTTCTCCTTAGAGCTTAATGTTCGAAAACTTCCAATTAGTGCTAAGACCCAGCAACTAACTTAGCACTAATTGCTTGACAACTTCCCTAATCCCATACATTCAAGGATAGGAGACATTTATTAGCATTTGTTTTTTATAACTTGGCTTCCTAGCTATCAATATACTGTCTTTACTTCAACAAGCCTTACCTGCAGTATTAACTACTAAGAGAGATATAACAGCACTTCTTTATCTCAGTATTTGTTGCCTTCCAATTGTTGTGACGGTCggattcccaagggataaactagtccgtactaggtttatgttggcagatgcgtagggcgttgtcactgagcggtagcgaagtgtcacgtctcttaataatgaatagtgcgggtaaggcgtattcaggtaaagaagttttgttgatagctggtcgGCTAACTGTATTAACTAGGgctaatagaatatatatacatgaggGTGCTCACGGTTTGGGGCCCAGGCTCACGGCGTGAGCAGGCGCGCGCACATCGTGAGTCGTATAGGGTAGCTCAAGGTTTGGGGTCGTGAGTCGTGAGCCGCTACGTCAGATGGCTGGCGACTGATacgaatgaatgaatttattccgcccgggaggatacgcctcatagggcccacaacattaagtctcgttagttacattcttttccgacttctagccctataaTCCTCAGACATCACAATCCCTATTCCTCgccacatttcccagcctcgcttgtccctgcgataggcctgcttgaaggccaaattctccaagtgttcagcgtcccatcttcagcggctgaagcctggtctgtctaccagtgtgacgggtgaaggttcccaagagataaactagtccgtactggtttatgttggcagagccgtagggcgttgtcactgagcagttgcgaagtgtcacgtctcctaatagtgaatagagcgggtaaggcgtattcaggtaaggaagttttattgatagctggtaggccatcgtactatctagtgctaagcgaatgtatatatacatgaggGCTCACTGAGGTGGGAGTGAGCCTTAGCAGTGATGATCAATGGGTTGACGCACTTGCGTCGCTGAAGGGGACGAGTGACATTTAATCTGCCTATTACCTGTCTTGCACAATTGAAAATGTTCTGCGACGCCTCATCTACAGCTGTGATGTTCTCTAAAACCCCTCTGCATCTCTTACCCTTCGTACGTCGGGGTATGAAGTCATGAatgcctgatgatgatgacaacgaTCCATTTGGTCCTAGGTCCTATTGGTGTTTCGGTCTCCGCCGGGATTAGGTCTACGTTCGATCGGGTTCGAATCGAATTCAATCGAATCTTGGCATTCGATAGATATCGAATCTACGGAGGacacattcgattcgatgcgaatcTACAGGACAagaatttcttggcgttcgattcgattcgaATCAACGGGGGTcacattcgattcgaacGCCAAGgcttggcgttcgattcgatagattcgtaagatgtccctGCCTGCGTGACGTGAGGCTCTATAAGTCCTAGCCGATTAGTAGGTGTTCTGATGAAGGTCCGCGACCAGGACCGGCGgaggcaacagcaacttAATCAGCCCCTTTTCCATCCTCTCTTTTCTTAAAATCTTAACGACATCCACAGTTAGCAATATAAGCAATGCAATATGAAATTTCATCTCAGGCAATCCTCCACAGCATAGAGATACATCCTTCGGACTTTATTACGCCCTCCCCACCTCCGGTGAGGGTGTCACCATATTTTAACCATTGTTCAAGCATAATTTCAAACCAGACTTAGGTTAGACTCTTCACCAACCTCATACGTTCATCATGAAAAGGAAGTGTTAAATGTAGTAAGACGTTGACCAAAAAGGCCAGCCTAGTTAGCGTATGATCTCAAAGGGAAGAAACCGCTTGGCATAGGTTCAATATGCCACACTTTTGCCGGCCCCTCATCGAAAGAGTGCGACCACTCTTTTTCCAAACTAGCCGGCAGGTCCCAACGAAGCGTGTCATCTCGAAGCCTCATACGGACCAAATGTCTTCGCTCACTGGATTCATAACTATCTTGAAAGCTTTCGCGCCGGTGTAGAACAAAGAGGTTGTTGACGAAGTGTATGTCGCCAGGTCTCGTTTTGATCTCAAGCTGTACCATTCTAGCTAAGTTCTCAACATCGTCCAAGGCCTGAAGTTGCTGTTTAGATAGGGGGGGCAGGCGAGGAGGACGCGGATGAATTGCATTTCCTATTAATTGTACTCGTCCAAAGTTGATGAGAATTCTTTTGTTGTGGTAGAAGAATATTGGTCTGGGGCATACATCTTGGCTTCGCGCAGGTTAGCTCAAATACTTCGtaaacaaggcaaagaacAAAAACAACAAATCATGTTAGTTATTCTTACTTCACAAACACCCAAATAGGCTGAGCAAGAATGTTGAGTGAGTCCTGGTGACttttacttaaaatattatagaCGGTATAGGCCGAGGCAAGAACACATTTTCCTCCCGAGGCAGCGGTATTTCTTGTGAGCCAGCTGATGACGTCTCCAGCTTCTTCGTTGTGGAAAGACTGGGGAACAAATAGGTTAGTAATGTTACGATAATATGTTGCATAGAGCAGAAATAAAGTATAGTAACTCACAATTTCTGAAGTAGAATGTCGATGATGCTGCCTAGTAAACTCGGTTGAGTTATCACTCGTGATATGGACTAAGATTATATAAGCCCAGGCCACTCGCATAAGAATACTCTACGGCGATACTTACCTAACATATTTCCCTTCTCATCTTGCCGACCTCGGGTATTAGCAACATATGACTGAATGCCGAGGTAGGCAATTGTCAAGTCTGCCGTGGAGAGTTCTAAGGTGTTCAAGCCGCGGATCAAGCCAAATCCTTTACCTTCATGGACGTCCGTGCTAATACGGCATAGCTTTTGGCTCAAAGTTGGGAGGGGAAAATTCTCCTGGCAAACCGCATCCCCATCTAACCCCAATTCTATTTATTTGTCAGGCACTTACCGCGTGAAAATTTGAAGAGATTTAATGGTACACTTACGTTTGAAGTTCAGAAGAGCACTCCCAATCTCCCTTGCTTCTATATCGGTGAGATGGTGCACATACTCGGACTCATTAACAAATTGACGACCTTCCCAAGCGCCTGAGGAAGCAATAGACTGAGGAAAGTTCCCAATATCTTCATTATATATACCCATCATTTAGAAAGAATGTGAGGAAATCTCAAAACGGTGAATTTTGCGGATGAAAGGCGATTGTAATATTCAGCCGTCCTGTTAGGATCCTTAGAGACTACTAAAAATATACTGGGCGTGACTAACCATGAATATAAGCGAAGGTGACTTATAGCGATCGTGGCTCTGTTGCTTGTTCGTACGCCTGATATTCTGTAATTGCCGTCTTTATTTTCACATTTTCTCATTACCCCTCTTCAGTTGCGGTGGGATCCAACCAAGTATTTGTATTAATTTGTGTTTATCACCAACAACCTGTTAGTGGCAGAAATGGGCCAAGCAAAACTGTTTTTGCCCTCCTTTGGGCTTATTGCCTAAAAATTCCATACAGAACCAACATTTCGTCTTGGTAGAGCCTTGTTTGCGCCATTTATCCCTTACTATTGTTCCAAACCCCCGAAAATAGCGTGATATCGCTTAGGGAGATGATATTTCGGGTGATGTCTGTTCCGAGCCACACCCGCATACCATGCAGGACTTTCTTATTACGCCTTACGTATCAAGATGTCAGACGCCATATTGGCTGAAGCGCTGGGATCATTCTGCCGCGTCTTGATTGTTCTAACATGACTTGAACAAATATCAAGAAACACATACAGTATTAatgtcagatattaaggtgaatCGTGTGTATTCCTTGATCCTGTcgcaatcgaaggactataaCAGAACACAAAAAATCAATCAAACaagttcaattcaatcaattaCAGGACGCTATCGGGTTCAACAGGGTCAGCAATCCAGTACCGGCCAccgccgaaatatttcggatAAGCAGTCCTGGACACTGGCGGAACGTGCCTAGCTTCGGTCTAACTTGGCGTGGTCTTGACCGCTTTGTGTCCACATCGGCCGCTAGTCActtttagctttgtcgttagctcacatgacattaCAGCGAAGCACACCATGTGTACTGGATGCACCAATGCGTGAAGGTGGGTACGCAGACGAGAAagctcagaggtcaacgtcaacagggatatgacgaaaagaaggcagagagagggaaGGCGGAAGAAGTGAAAGCTAGAAGAAGCTAGGCGGCCTAAACTTAGCTTAGCTTGCAAGGTTATTTGTTTTGCGCGACGCTAGAGCCGGGGGGAGTCAGTAAGGATACAGTTAGCGCAGACCACCATGATTGTGATTGTCCTCAAATGTAGATCGCAACTACTCTAGTAGTCTCTTTTCTGGCCCTTAATGCGGCAGTTAATCGTCGTAGAGGCGTTGGCAGACCACATGGCTACGCAACACAAGCAGCTTCGCCAACTCTTCCGAGCATCGCAAATATGTTGATGGAGTACtgaaggaggagcttggccccaTGCATGCCGGGGCTCCGCAACTTTCATGACACATACTTTGACGCTGTAACCGGGCTTTCGTCGAGCAATATCCCGAAGGGTTGGCCCAAGATGCGAACCAGGACGGTGTGCTGCTAAGCTGGTTTGCTGATTCCAGCGAGAGGTTAACGTCATTCGCAGACGGCCAAGCGTTGAATTCGACGCATAGCAAAGCCTAATGAACCGATTGACGGCTCTGTCTGTCTAAATGGCATCGATTTGTTTTTGTCAGGATTTTGAAACCTGCTCCTTCCTGTACTATTGGCAATGTGAAATGGAAGTGCTGGCTATTTCACCCATAATACTTGCGGCTGATACGACGGGCTTTTAGCTGTTACGTAATTGTAATGATGGCACTGATGGATGCAAATATTGAACCCGTGGAAGACCCCTGTCACATCAACTCGGATTTCCTAATTGGACAATTCGGGAACCCGTCGCCGACACTTTCTATTGCCTTACTCCTAGCGCTCCTCCAGGCCATCCCTTCCAGACGCGGAAGATTCTCCGCTCCTCATCACCTTGTCGGTGCGGACTTCGGGGTCTGGATTCAGAGAACGCCGAGGGACCTCGGTATGCCCCTCGTTATTGGTCGGCAGTTCAGGGTCAAGAGGTAAGTCTGCCATCTCGAAGTTGAAGGTTCACAGACCGTATGACATTTGGGTTCAGGCGTTATAACGCGTCGCGACGTTAACGAAATATATCAGGGTACTCATCCCCATGACTAGCGTCCACGTCAATCCACATATCAATCCACGAACCCCCAACCGTGGGTGGATTGGTTACCTAACAACATATCTCGTAGACTAacgttgacgttgacgtGGATTGAAGTCAACATATTGATCAATACCGTGGAAGTCGTGGATTGATTCCCTACTCCCTACCCGCCTGGTCTCTAGTCCGGGTGTTGTTCTGGCTGAACaaacacttggggttagcgagATTGTATGGCGGTTGCGGGTCGTGCACGGGCCATTCCCTCAGGACAACGTTCCCCCAGGACAACAACGGTGATTGGGTCGAAAACAGAcgaaccccaaccccaagtTGACAGGGAACTAACACCAAATACCAATAACAGGCCCAGAAAACAACGAGGGGAGGGAAGAGTTCAATCAATTCTTTACATACAGGTAAATCgtaattagtaatttaaaaatagagtTTACATATCACTGTAGCAATAACAAAAGCAAGTCTATTTACATTAAGccagatatatttatatcagTAGGCATTATCATGATACTAAATAACAACAGTATCATCATCCAGACGCAGCCAGATTTGAATTGTGCGTTTTATATCAGCGGCAGCACCGTTCACTCACCACTACGTACAACCATGAAAAATAATACAGTGGACCAGATAATTCAGCTTTGCGAGCAGCTTGATGTCCTGCTTTGTC carries:
- a CDS encoding hypothetical protein (SECRETED:SignalP(1-18)); the encoded protein is MKFPTYIAPLISIPLVFASPNPNNDHYYPPPPKTKTVTATVTYAVTKPIYKPPVTKTETVTKYETETVTKFTWKPPITKTETTDTITKWKPPVTKTQTETETDTVTKYKWKPAITKYKTETATKTVTKQPYPTYYKP
- a CDS encoding hypothetical protein (SECRETED:SignalP(1-16)), which encodes MKFLPVLAIFFASVLATPPGYGGGGGGSSSNFDACPGALYSQTQCCSAGVGDIVDVDCSNPTITFTSINSFKANCASIGKRARCCTIPILGLGVLCQSPDST